The Oncorhynchus nerka isolate Pitt River linkage group LG13, Oner_Uvic_2.0, whole genome shotgun sequence sequence ttgaatttactacaggtggactccaagttgtagaaacatcaaggatgatcaattgaaacaggatgcacctgagctcaatttgagtctccatagcaaagggtctgaacatttatgtaaataaggtatttttgtaaaaaataaaataaaacatttgctaaaatgtctaaaaacctgttttcactttgtcattatgggctattgtgtgtagattgataaggaaaacattttatttcatccattttagaataaataaggctataatgtaacaaaatgtggaataagtcaaggggcctgaatactttccgaatgcactgtagtatATGCCAGTTAACATAAGCTTTTATACAAAGTGACTTAGTCATGTTGGTATACAATTTACGTATGGGTGGTTCTGGGAATGGAACCCACTACCCTGACGTTACAAGTGCCGTGCTCTACCACTTGTAATAACTGCATTCCTCAGAGGTGACAGTAAAACAATGAATAATCAAAACATAAACAAGGAGTGATGTAAGAATGGGGCAAACCAGCTTGGGTGTtcactgtgtttgtgtttctctaGAACTCAGCAAAGCATTTCTTTGGGAAGAAGGCGGTGGACCGTTCTCTGTATGGGAAGAGAGACTATGCATCCAAGAACCCTACCCTCAGTCCCATCACGGAGATCCTGTCCTCCCTTAGCCACTCTCCTCAACACCCCCACAACTGCAAACCCACAGGTAAGCACACAGCTGTTAGGCTCTGTTCGAATACCCAGGAAGAATCATTCCTTCCATGAACTAATCATTGATCTAACATGTTTGGTGAGAGCCAGGCTTCCACTGTTGGATTCACAGTATACATCAAGGAAGTATTCGAACAGGCCTTGGACTACAATCACTTATGAAGACACTTTAGATCAGGGGTCGGCAACCGTCCCGCGGGCGGTTTTATTTTTTAGGGTCCCCCCCCAAGtttttggtaaaaaaaaacacattaatTGTTGGCCTAAAAATACTAAAATCACAATTTAAAAAATCTgctcccaagtattcccacaaatAGAGATTTGTAGAaaagtattcagaaagtattcagaccccttccgtTTGTCCACATTGTTATGttagccttattcttaaattcAGGAAATTAATTGTTTtcctcaacctacacacaataccccataatgacaaagcgaaaacaggttttgaaaatgtgtgtattgtgttaaaCATTTCATTACAGAAATACCTttttttcataagtattcagaccttctgctataagactcaaaattgagctcaggtgcatcccgtttccattgatcatccttgagatgtttctacaacttgattgtagtccacctgtggtaaattcatttgattggacatgatttggaaaggcacacacctgtctatataaaggccccacagttgacagtgcatgtcagagaaaaaaacaagccatgaggttgcaGAAATTGTCCCTAGAGCACTGAGACAGGAATGTGTTGGAGGAGATCTCGTGAAGTGTAGCAAAAAATTGTCtatcattgaaggtcccaaagaacacagtggcttccatcattcttaaatggtagaagaacccgatggtcactctgccCGAGTTCCTCTggcgatggttgtccttctggaaggttctcacatctctgcagcactccaccaatcaggcctttatggtagagtggccagacggtagccactcctcagtaaaagacacatgacagccagcttggagttggccaaaaggtacctaaaggactctgactatgagaaacaacattctctggtctgatgaaaccaagattgaactcattgGCCTGATTGCTAAGCTTCATgtctggtggaaacctggcaccatccttgcagtgctgtgggtatgtttttcagtggcagggactgggagtctagtcaggattgagggaaagctgAAAgtagcaaaatacagagaggtccttgatgaaaaccttctccagaatgctcaggacctcagactggggtgacggttcaccttccaacaggacaatgaccccaagcacacacctaagacaatgcaggagtggctttgggacaggtCTCCAGGTGTTATTTTCACAATTTCTTTTTGGGCTtaattgtggtcaatttgcagtgtaaaGTGTTATAATTATTTTCTGGCCCCCTGACCAGCTGCAGTTTAATCTAGTTTCCTACACCTGACTTAGATACACCACTCAAGTCAAGGCACATTCAACTACTCTCACGGACTCAGACACTTGAGATACAATACTAAGTTCAGTCAATAGAAATGCTACTACTGTGTATTGTATATGCATTCTCATAGGCCATTCACTCTGACTAGGTGCATGTCCAGATACAGTCTGTATTGGTAGCTACTAGCCCTAGATAGTACATTTTCCATTTTAGTTATTTAGTACATGCTTttgtccagagcaacttacaggagcaattaggctTGTGTCTTGCTCAAggaagggcacatcgacagatttttcacctagtcagctcagggaatGGAACCaatgaccttttggttactggcccaacgctcttaaccgctagcctACCTGCCGCCCTTTTTTAACATTTTGCCTGTTCTGGGAACGTACATTTTTCAGGtttcagggaggttctgagaacattttactaTGGTTCCCCAAAAGTTTTCCTGGTAGGTTTTTATTAATCTTCTGAGGATGGAAATGATAGGTTATTTTAGGTATTTAATGAACGTTCTGGGAACATGTTTCATGTTCAGTAGTAACCCATGTTGTCTGTCCTCCCGCCACAGCCAAAGAAGACTCCATCCTATTAGAAGAATACTTTAACAGTGACCCCGTCACCGCAGTGGTCACAGCTGCAGCCCTGTGGTCAAGCTGCTTCTGCCCCCCGGTCAGTGAGGACTCACCAGAAGACACCACCCCAGCTGCAGAGCCCTCTGATGGGCCTTCAGTAGACTGCCAGAGCCCTGTAGGCTCCACCACCACAGACAGCTCTGGGACTGGAAGAGcagcacagatctggagaagatGGTCAGGTCCAACAAAGACCTCCAGAACCAAAAGGCAGAGTGTTATTAGAGTAGGTAGAGGGAAGGTCAGGAAGGTCAGTGTTCCTGTTGATAACTGGCTGAGTGAAGAGACCGAGGAGCAGGTAAAGAACTTTGATACAGAACAAGACCCAACAGAAACAACCCAGCCAGAGGTTTTAGTGTCCAGCCCAGCCAAGCACACAGTACCTGGTAACAGAGAGGGTGAACCTAATACACACTGTACCTCAGACCCTGTAGATACAGATCAATGCACTGGCACACTTCCAGATGCAGGTAGGAGTGGGGATAGTCCAGCTAGAGCAGACACTGATACTACTACACCCTGCCCTTCTCCAGATGAGGTTAGCACCACAGTGGCTCCCTCAGAGCAGAAGGCAGTGAGCCATGTAGAACAGAGTCCAAACAAAGGCGGGCAGAGAGGAGCAGCTCAGGGCCCAGGCCGCTCCAGAGGTAGAAGGAGCTCTATATACGCCAGCTCAGTCATAGAGGAGGAGCAGGCTTCCCAGCCAAATGGGCCACAGGCAGTGGAGAATGATAACCATGGGTCCGGAATGGAGCTGGGTGACGTTATAGAACAGGCCTCCACCTCCTACCCAgactccctccttcccccctggGCACAGAAGGAGTTCAACATTGATGATGTGCTAAGGCCTCTCCCCTACAGGGGGCATCAGTCTGTCCGCCGCAGCCTGAGGAACCAGAGCAGCACCCTGGAGgcctctggcctggcctggctacCCCACACCTCTCCGGACTCCATTAGTGCTGTCTGCAGGAAGACCAGGCGCAGACGCAGCTCCATCCAGGCTCTACTACACCCTCCCCTGGAAAGAAGTGAATCACACTGACCTATGAGCCACTCCAATGCTAGTCTGTCCACTACCTGTACACTGGCTGTGaatgaaatggcaccctattcactacgaAGGtccttattttattttttactagggTTGGCCATTTCCACCTGCTTTTGATAGCTATTGATTGTTGTGAGTTTTATAAAGCACTGTTTTTGTTTTTAGTAATTAAGTAGTATAAATAGAACAAGATCTACCTTTTAATGTGATTTAACAAGTTTGGCAGTTGTCATTTACCAAGGCTCATGGGACTAGGAGATGTACAGACTTTGTACAGACAGATGTGCATCTTTTACTTTTTGAATGTGTACCTCCTGTATTCATTAAATAAAATGGGGCTCTTCCAAACTATTCATTGTCTGAACATTATACAGGCCTCTCTTGAAATGTCTAAAAAGTTTAAttataaatatatacactaccggtcaaaagttatggaacagctactcattcaaggtttttttaaaactattttctatgttgtagaataatagtgaagacatcaaatctatgaaccaacacatggaatcatgtagtaactagaAAAGTGTTGGACTGTtatttccctttgcttatttgagctgtaattgccataatatgaacttggtcttttaccaaatagggctatcttctgtataccacccctaccttgtcacaacacaactgattggctcaaacacattaagaaggaatgaaattccacaaaggcacacctgttaattgaaatgcattccaggtgactagctCATGAAGCTTGGGGCTGcatttagcctagtggttaggagcgttggactagtaacccgaaaggttgcaagatcgaatccccgagctgacaaggtaaacctCTGTCATTCCGCCcttgaacaaggcaattaacccatagttccgtcattgaaaataataatttgttcttaaccgacttgcctagttaaataaaataaaaaagctaGTTAAGGGTGGCTATATTTGGTTTTGTTTTAAcacttggttactacataattccatgtgttatttcatagttttgatgtcttcactattattctacaatgtaggaaatagtaaaaataaagaaacccttgaatgagtaggtgttctaaaacttgactggtagtgtatattttttaaattctaaACAATTAAAGTTACTGCTATAGTTATTTCCTACAATAGATTAGACTGCAGTGATCTGTAGCTGGTTTCCCAAACCAAGCTAgtcaatatacacacaattatCTACTGACCAACCAATCAATACTAACTCAACTGGTAATCATAGTGAATATTAAATGTCAACATTAAAAACCATTGTATTTAGTCTTACTGGTATTCATTTCCCCTTTGGACCGGATGTATTTTTCCTTGTCTCTAATTTGGCTGTTACAGAGAACCTAAACTGAATTGTGCTTTTTCACCCTAATATTTATAGTTATGAAATGGATGTTTTAGCTAATATTGATATGGTAAATACAGAAATAAATCAAATAGCAGGCGACTAATGTATGCGATTACAAAATGGTCTTTGCAGGGgtcatatacactatatacaaaagtatgtggacaaaagTAGTGGATTCGGTTTCAGCcatctgttgctgacaggtgtataaatttgagcacaccgccatgcaatctccatagacaaacattaccaGTAGGATAGCCTTACTAAAGAGCTTTGTGACTTTTAACATGCCATCGTCATaggatcaatcaatcaaatgtatttataaaactctcaaccaatgtcacaaagtgctatacagaaacccagcctaacagCCCaatcagcaagcaatgcagatgtagaagcacggtggctaggaaaaactcccaagaaaggcaggatcctaggaagaaacctagagcggaACCAGACTCTgacgggtggccagtcctcttccggctgtgccgggtggagattgtaacggtacatggccaagatgttcaaacattcacagatgaccagcagggtcaaataataataatcacagtggttgaagtgtgtgcaacaggtcagcacctcaggagtaaatctatggaaacgtctaggagcaacaacggctcagccgcgaagtggtaggacacacaagctcacagaacgggaccaccgagtgctaaaGCGCGAagcacgtaaaaatcgtctgttctCAGTTCCAACACTCACTACCtagttccaaacttcctctggaagcaacatcagcaaaaTAATTGTTTGttggaagcttcatgaaatgggtttccatggcggagcagcctcacacaagcctaagattaccatgcgcaatgccaagcatcggctggagtggggtaaagctcgctgccattggactctggagcagtgaaaacgtGTTCTCTGAagggatgaatcacgcttcaccatgtggcagtctgacggacaaatctgagTTTGACGGATGCCatgagaacactacctgccccaatgcattgtgccaactgtaaagtttggtggaggaggaataatggtctggggctgtttttcgtgATTCggcctaggccccttagttccagtgaagggaaatcttaactctacagcatgacattctagacgattctgtgcttccaactttgtggcaacagtttggggaaggcactttccggtttcagcatgacaatgcccctgtgcacaaagcgaggtccatacatacatatcagtgtggatgacggatcatcacctcaagctgaacctcggcaagacggagctgctcttcctcccggggaaggactgcccgttccatgatctcgccatcacggttgacaactccattgtgtcctcgtcccagagcgctaagaaccttggcgtgatcctggacaacaccctgtcgttctcaaataacatcaaggcggtggcccgttcctgtaggttcatactctacaacatccgcagagta is a genomic window containing:
- the cdca2 gene encoding cell division cycle-associated protein 2 isoform X3 → MTNITWQTIQLVLVSFFQLCRVHVEQLVAVVQDKDHQPALNVEPASVSLSPALGTNAVSQGKPQPSPMMQQHCTPTKEDQECSFELHSPSQPLVLHSRRVRTTLPQLFAMPSLLEMNPTDEADGGNVNSTMKKQVRFGILLPPELFDKNLPPSTPLRKGGTPVRAPTSAGGSQLRSLLKTPLTLARPDFSSPSLTGASPPLTMGPCCGEQESTHTQGKIPFPSMEEDVDSSWMDNAELETGPLDLTSAFQEEDSVCEEMPDAAPVPDPALEPEPAATARSRSRKRKQPEEKSEPVKKRSSRTAAKSAYGRMKNSAKHFFGKKAVDRSLYGKRDYASKNPTLSPITEILSSLSHSPQHPHNCKPTAKEDSILLEEYFNSDPVTAVVTAAALWSSCFCPPVSEDSPEDTTPAAEPSDGPSVDCQSPVGSTTTDSSGTGRAAQIWRRWSGPTKTSRTKRQSVIRVGRGKVRKVSVPVDNWLSEETEEQVKNFDTEQDPTETTQPEVLVSSPAKHTVPGNREGEPNTHCTSDPVDTDQCTGTLPDAGRSGDSPARADTDTTTPCPSPDEVSTTVAPSEQKAVSHVEQSPNKGGQRGAAQGPGRSRGRRSSIYASSVIEEEQASQPNGPQAVENDNHGSGMELGDVIEQASTSYPDSLLPPWAQKEFNIDDVLRPLPYRGHQSVRRSLRNQSSTLEASGLAWLPHTSPDSISAVCRKTRRRRSSIQALLHPPLERSESH